GCCAGCAGTGCGGCAAGGCGGATCGGACGCATGACTTCCCCCTGGTGGACGTGCGCGAGATCCCGCGTGACGAAGGCTCCCGGGGAGGAAGGTAGCGCCTTGCACGTGCCGCCGGACAGGGGTCTCGGGACCGGATCCGGGTTCAGCGCCAGGCCTTCACCCAGTCGACCTCCATCGTCACGGGCAGGGCGACGCGGCCGTCGTATGCATTGGCGCCGGTGCCCGTGAACTGGGTGAAGCAGATGATGAAGCGCTTGTGGAAGGCGTCGCCGGAGACGTTGTTGACCAGGCAGGTGTCCCCGTCGACGAGGATCTCCAGGCGCTCGGCGGTCCACTCCAGGGTGTAGGTGTGCCACTCGCCGCGGGTCGTCTCGCACCCCCAGGCGGTGTTGACGCCGTTGTTCGGCTTCTCGCCCGCCTCGTAGTGGAGGAACGGGATCACCCGGTCGGGCTGGTGGGAGTAGGTCTCCATGATGTCGATCTCGCCCGACTGCGGCCAGGGCTTGTCGGCGCCGTACCGGACGTCGGGCCAGAGCCAGAAGGCCTCGTGGACTCCGGGGCCGTCGACGTCCTGGACCTTGATCCGGGCCTCGAACCGGCCGTACTTCTGGCTCCAGCGACCGTAGGACGTCACCCAGCCCGAGGCGTACGACGCCCGGCTGCCGTCGGCGCGTGCCGGGCAGGTCGTGGCTGCGTCCGTGCGCAGCACCGACAGCCGGAGGCTGCCGTCGGCCACGGACACCGTCCGCGGGTCGTCGACGGCGCACAGGTCGTCGGTGCCGACGACCTCGGAGACCTTCCAGGTGTCGGGGTCGAGCCGGTCACCGGAGAAGTCCTCGACGAGGGTGCACTCCCAGGCGCCGCCGCCCGGCTTCGCGAACCTCTTGCCGCACTCGTCGCTGCCCTCGATCCGCTCCCGGGTCGCCCACAGGGCCACGCCGACGCCCGCGACGAGGACCACGAGGGCCACGGCGACGACGAGGACGGGACGGGAGGGACGCACGGGGTGCCACGGTAGTGGCCGGTTGGTCGCCGTGAGGGCGGGTGCGAGAAATCAGGACCAGGCCTTCACCCAGTCGACCTCCATCGTGGCGGGCAGCGGGACCGAGCCCGTCCACAGGTTGGTGCCGACGCCGAGCAGCTGGCTGAGGTTGATGATGAACGGCTTGCGGAAGCTGGCCGCGCCGGAGGTGTTGACCAGGCAGGACCGGCCGTCGACGAACACCTCGAGCCGGTCGGCGGTCCACTCGAGGGCGTAGGTGTGCCACTCCCCGCGCTGGGCGCGGCACTTCCAGGCGGTGTTCAGCCCGGGCACCGGCCCGCCGCTGTCGGCGCTGTAGTGGAGGAACGGGATCGCGAGGTCCGGGTGCGACGAGTAGGTCTCGGCGATGTCGATCTCGCCGCTGTTCGGCCAGTCGGCGTCGGAGGAGAAGCGGATGTCCGGCCACAGCCAGAAGGCCTCGTGCAGCCCGGGCAGGTCGCTCGCCTGCGACCTCATCCGCGCCTCGAAGCGGCCGTACTGCTGGCTCCAGCGCCCGTAGGTGGAGATCCAGCCGGCGGCGTAGCTGCCCCGCGAGCCGTCGGCGCGCTGCGGGCACGGCTCCTCCTCGCTCGCCTGCACCACGCTGAGCCGGAGCGTGCCGTCGGCGACGGCCACCGTGCGCGGCCCGGCCGCGACGCAGCGGTCGCCCTGCCCGAGCATGTTCTGGCCGAGCCAGCGGTCGGTGTCGAGGCTGCTGCCGGTGAAGTCCTCGAGGAAGGTGCACGCGTAGTAGCCGCCGGTGCGCCGCTTCGGGCGCGCACCGCAGGCGTCGGTCGGCGGCGCGGGCGGCTTCAGCGGTACGACGCGCCGCACCGTGCTGGCCCGCCGCAGCGAGACCGAGCGGAACGACCGCGTCGTCGCCGGAGCCGGTACGACGACCCGGTACCTCCCGGTGCTCGCGGCGCGGACCCGTCGCACCGTCACCCAGCGGCTGGTCCGCACCTGGACGGAGACCAGGGCACGCGGCCGGGCCCGGCCGGTCAGCACGACGCTCTTGGTGGTCGTGGTCGGCCGGTCGAGGACGGGGGCCGGGGCGCGTCCCGCCTCCGCGGCCGGAACGCCGTCGGGCACGAGGCCCACCGACAGCACGACGGCCAGCACGGCCGTGACCATCACTCGCAGAGCGCGCATCTTCGACCTCCCTGTCCCGATCCGCTGCCCTTCGAGGCTAGGAATCGGGGAGGGGTCTCAGGAACCTGCGCGCGGGCCGACCTGACCGGTCCCGGAGGACCAAGCGGCTGGGACGGGGGTCCGCGGGACCGGGTCCCAACGCGGGGGTCAGGCCCGCAGGTCGACGCCGAGCCAGCGCAGGCCGACGGGGTCGATCTCGACCACCCGCGGGTCGGCCTCCGGGTCGACGTCGGTGGCCGCGGTCGCCCGCATGATCCGCACCTCGAGCCGGGCGTCGGCGAGGCCCTCGGCCAGTCCGGTCCCCCACTCCACGACGGTCACGGCCTCGT
Above is a genomic segment from Nocardioides aromaticivorans containing:
- a CDS encoding glycoside hydrolase family 16 protein, with amino-acid sequence MRALRVMVTAVLAVVLSVGLVPDGVPAAEAGRAPAPVLDRPTTTTKSVVLTGRARPRALVSVQVRTSRWVTVRRVRAASTGRYRVVVPAPATTRSFRSVSLRRASTVRRVVPLKPPAPPTDACGARPKRRTGGYYACTFLEDFTGSSLDTDRWLGQNMLGQGDRCVAAGPRTVAVADGTLRLSVVQASEEEPCPQRADGSRGSYAAGWISTYGRWSQQYGRFEARMRSQASDLPGLHEAFWLWPDIRFSSDADWPNSGEIDIAETYSSHPDLAIPFLHYSADSGGPVPGLNTAWKCRAQRGEWHTYALEWTADRLEVFVDGRSCLVNTSGAASFRKPFIINLSQLLGVGTNLWTGSVPLPATMEVDWVKAWS
- a CDS encoding glycoside hydrolase family 16 protein; amino-acid sequence: MRPSRPVLVVAVALVVLVAGVGVALWATRERIEGSDECGKRFAKPGGGAWECTLVEDFSGDRLDPDTWKVSEVVGTDDLCAVDDPRTVSVADGSLRLSVLRTDAATTCPARADGSRASYASGWVTSYGRWSQKYGRFEARIKVQDVDGPGVHEAFWLWPDVRYGADKPWPQSGEIDIMETYSHQPDRVIPFLHYEAGEKPNNGVNTAWGCETTRGEWHTYTLEWTAERLEILVDGDTCLVNNVSGDAFHKRFIICFTQFTGTGANAYDGRVALPVTMEVDWVKAWR